A part of Podarcis raffonei isolate rPodRaf1 chromosome 12, rPodRaf1.pri, whole genome shotgun sequence genomic DNA contains:
- the BTD gene encoding biotinidase isoform X1, which yields MGDIPVGSCCMLVLVCFQVLSADVHRGHYIAAVYEHHVILNPNPTGITSRRSALQLMNRNLDIYEEQVIAAVKQGAQIIVFPEDGIQGFNFTRTSIYPYLDFIPYPDSVTWNPCKEYLFNDTEVLHRLSCMALKNQVFLVVNLGTKQPCTHSDHRCPPDGRYHFNTNVVFSDSGTLIARYRKQNLYFERAFDTPAEVDYTVFNTPFAGKFGVFTCFDILFYEPTVKLIKEYNLKQAVYPTAWMNQLPLLSAVEFQQAFAVAFNINLLAANIHRPDLGMTGSGIYTASESFIYYNMENDKGKLIVAKIPITPRRETNNNMQTCFSNSPMDHQVCHKEHQEAHCEKAETGAQEAPPIFHGEMMYDNFTFMPIMEAEGEIQVCSNTLCCSLSYQRLFVSKELYALGVFDGLHTVHGTYYVQACVLVKCGTLDYTSCGQEVTKATERIDFQLQGNFSTAFVFPLLLKSGITLDFADYLGWEKNHYVMQKKGASSGLITAGLYGRWYEKD from the exons ATGGGTGACATCCCTGTGGGCAGCTGCTGCATGCTCGTCCTAGTCTGCTTCCAAGTTCTCTCCGCAGATGTTCACAGAGGACATTACATTGCTGCTGTGTACGAACATCATGTCATCCTCAATCCCAATCCAACAGGTATTACCAGTCGACGGTCTGCATTACAGCTGATGAACAGAAACCTAGACATTTATGAAGAGCAAGTAATTGCTGCTGTTAAACAG GGAGCACAGATAATTGTCTTTCCTGAAGATGGAATTCAGGGCTTCAACTTCACCAGGACTTCTATTTATCCTTACTTGGATTTCATTCCATACCCTGACTCTGTGACATGGAATCCATGCAAAGAATACTTGTTCAATGACACAGAG GTTCTCCACCGACTCAGCTGTATGGCACTGAAGAATCAAGTGTTTTTAGTGGTAAACTTAGGAACCAAGCAGCCCTGCACTCACAGTGATCACCGCTGCCCACCAGATGGGAGATACCACTTTAACACGAACGTAGTATTTAGTGACAGTGGCACACTCATAGCCAGATACCGAAAACAAAACCTGTATTTTGAACGTGCCTTTGATACTCCGGCAGAGGTAGATTACACTGTTTTCAATACGCCTTTTGCAGGCAAATTTGGAGTTTTCACTTGCTTTGACATCCTGTTCTATGAGCCAACTGTGAAGCTTATCAAGGAATACAATTTAAAACAGGCTGTGTATCCTACTGCATGGATGAACCAGCTTCCGCTGCTGTCTGCTGTAGAATTTCAACAAGCATTTGCAGTTGCTTTCAACATCAATCTTTTGGCAGCGAATATCCACCGTCCTGACCTGGGTATGACAGGGAGTGGTATATACACAGCCTCAGAATCATTCATTTATTATAACATGGAGAACGATAAAGGCAAGCTTATAGTGGCCAAAATCCCTATTACACCACGGCGTGAAACCAACAATAACATGCAAACATGTTTTTCAAACTCCCCTATGGACCATCAGGTTTGTCATAAGGAGCATCAAGAAGCCCACTGTGAAAAAGCTGAGACAGGAGCTCAGGAAGCTCCACCTATATTTCATGGCGAAATGATGTATGACAATTTCACTTTTATGCCCATAATGGAAGCTGAAGGAGAGATCCAGGTCTGTTCCAATACTCTGTGCTGTTCCTTAAGTTACCAGAGACTGTTTGTATCAAAGGAACTCTATGCTTTAGGAGTATTTGATGGCCTTCATACAGTTCATGGAACATACTATGTACAAGCTTGTGTGTTAGTGAAGTGCGGCACCCTGGACTATACGAGTTGCGGGCAGGAAGTCACAAAGGCTACTGAACGGATAGATTTTCAGCTGCAAGGGAATTTCAGCACTGCTTTTGTCTTCCCTCTCTTGCTGAAGTCTGGCATCACTCTGGACTTTGCGGACTATCTGGGGTGGGAAAAGAACCACTATGTCATGCAGAAAAAGGGAGCATCTTCTGGCTTAATAACGGCTGGTTTATATGGACGATGGTATGAGAAGGACTAG
- the BTD gene encoding biotinidase isoform X2: MGDIPVGSCCMLVLVCFQVLSADVHRGHYIAAVYEHHVILNPNPTGITSRRSALQLMNRNLDIYEEQVIAAVKQVLHRLSCMALKNQVFLVVNLGTKQPCTHSDHRCPPDGRYHFNTNVVFSDSGTLIARYRKQNLYFERAFDTPAEVDYTVFNTPFAGKFGVFTCFDILFYEPTVKLIKEYNLKQAVYPTAWMNQLPLLSAVEFQQAFAVAFNINLLAANIHRPDLGMTGSGIYTASESFIYYNMENDKGKLIVAKIPITPRRETNNNMQTCFSNSPMDHQVCHKEHQEAHCEKAETGAQEAPPIFHGEMMYDNFTFMPIMEAEGEIQVCSNTLCCSLSYQRLFVSKELYALGVFDGLHTVHGTYYVQACVLVKCGTLDYTSCGQEVTKATERIDFQLQGNFSTAFVFPLLLKSGITLDFADYLGWEKNHYVMQKKGASSGLITAGLYGRWYEKD; this comes from the exons ATGGGTGACATCCCTGTGGGCAGCTGCTGCATGCTCGTCCTAGTCTGCTTCCAAGTTCTCTCCGCAGATGTTCACAGAGGACATTACATTGCTGCTGTGTACGAACATCATGTCATCCTCAATCCCAATCCAACAGGTATTACCAGTCGACGGTCTGCATTACAGCTGATGAACAGAAACCTAGACATTTATGAAGAGCAAGTAATTGCTGCTGTTAAACAG GTTCTCCACCGACTCAGCTGTATGGCACTGAAGAATCAAGTGTTTTTAGTGGTAAACTTAGGAACCAAGCAGCCCTGCACTCACAGTGATCACCGCTGCCCACCAGATGGGAGATACCACTTTAACACGAACGTAGTATTTAGTGACAGTGGCACACTCATAGCCAGATACCGAAAACAAAACCTGTATTTTGAACGTGCCTTTGATACTCCGGCAGAGGTAGATTACACTGTTTTCAATACGCCTTTTGCAGGCAAATTTGGAGTTTTCACTTGCTTTGACATCCTGTTCTATGAGCCAACTGTGAAGCTTATCAAGGAATACAATTTAAAACAGGCTGTGTATCCTACTGCATGGATGAACCAGCTTCCGCTGCTGTCTGCTGTAGAATTTCAACAAGCATTTGCAGTTGCTTTCAACATCAATCTTTTGGCAGCGAATATCCACCGTCCTGACCTGGGTATGACAGGGAGTGGTATATACACAGCCTCAGAATCATTCATTTATTATAACATGGAGAACGATAAAGGCAAGCTTATAGTGGCCAAAATCCCTATTACACCACGGCGTGAAACCAACAATAACATGCAAACATGTTTTTCAAACTCCCCTATGGACCATCAGGTTTGTCATAAGGAGCATCAAGAAGCCCACTGTGAAAAAGCTGAGACAGGAGCTCAGGAAGCTCCACCTATATTTCATGGCGAAATGATGTATGACAATTTCACTTTTATGCCCATAATGGAAGCTGAAGGAGAGATCCAGGTCTGTTCCAATACTCTGTGCTGTTCCTTAAGTTACCAGAGACTGTTTGTATCAAAGGAACTCTATGCTTTAGGAGTATTTGATGGCCTTCATACAGTTCATGGAACATACTATGTACAAGCTTGTGTGTTAGTGAAGTGCGGCACCCTGGACTATACGAGTTGCGGGCAGGAAGTCACAAAGGCTACTGAACGGATAGATTTTCAGCTGCAAGGGAATTTCAGCACTGCTTTTGTCTTCCCTCTCTTGCTGAAGTCTGGCATCACTCTGGACTTTGCGGACTATCTGGGGTGGGAAAAGAACCACTATGTCATGCAGAAAAAGGGAGCATCTTCTGGCTTAATAACGGCTGGTTTATATGGACGATGGTATGAGAAGGACTAG